The nucleotide sequence TGATTGGGAGATGTTGCGGGAAGCCAATCCAGCCAAAAAACGTTATTTTGATGCCGTTGTTGCCAATCCACCCTTTAGTTACCGCTGGGAACCGACCGAAGCCCTAGGCGAAGATATGCGCTTCAAAAACCATGGCCTGGCTCCGAAATCAGCGGCGGACTTTGCCTTTTTATTACACGGTTTCCATTACCTCAAACCCGAAGGCACAATGGCAATCATCCTTCCCCACGGCGTACTATTCCGGGGCGGTGCTGAAGACAAGATTCGCCGCAAACTTCTCAAAGACGGCAACATTGATACAGTGATCGGTCTGCCTGCAAACCTGTTCTATTCCACAGGCATCCCAGTCTGTATTCTCGTCCTGAAAAAATGCAAAAAGCCTGATGATGTCCTGTTCATCAATGCCAGTGAGCATTTCGAGAAAGGCAAACGCCAAAACCGACTTTTGCCAGAACATATCGAGAAAATTGTTGACACTTACCAGTTCCGTAAGGAAGAAGACCGTTATTCCCGCCGGATCTTGATGAAAGAAATTGAGTCCAATGACTACAATCTCAATATTTCTCGCTATATCAGTACCGCTGTGGCAGAGGCAGAAATTGATCTAGATACGGTAAATTCTAGCCTGGTCGAAGTAGAGAAGAAAATTGCAGCGGCGAAGAAGAAGCATAACGAGTTTCTCAAGGAACTGGGTTTACCCCTCCTGCCCTAATCCTAAGACTTACGCCATGATGAACTTATTGGGGCTGATATCACCATCTCTGAGAGCCTTAGCCGTTCCCCGGACGGTAAAACCAGTGGCTATGCCCGTCAACGGAAAGACACAAGGAATCAAAAGGTGCGAATTATTCCCTTACAACCGAAACTACTGGCCATGTTCCAAGGACGGTCAACGCCTGAGACCAAACCTAATGAATTGATTTTTTAAGTCTCTAAAGGGGAAACCCATTGATGATCGCAATTTCACTCAGCGGGTTTGGAAAGGATTATGCGTTGCTGCCAATATTCCTTACCGAGTCACCTATGCAGCCCGCTATAGCTTGGGGAGTCACCTTCTGGATCAGGAGTCAGCATTGCCCAGGTGGCTACAATTCTTGGGAATCGTCTCGAAACGGTTGCGCGATACTATGCCCATGCTATTAACTTGCCTGAACTCCCTTCATTTTGAGAGTATGCAAATTTCGCACCAGTTTTGTATAGGTTCTATGGTCAAATGTAGTCTAACTTGACCTAAAAGTAACTAACCCTTAAATCTAACAAAGCCAGTGTTGTCAAAGCTTTAAACATTAGAACCACTATCGGAGCGGCGGGATTTGAACCCACGACCCCCACTACCCCAAAGTGGTGCGCTACCAAGCTGCGCTACGCCCCGTTAGTATGACTATAACATCCCTTGGCATCAAAACTTATTCAAAAAACTCAAGCTTATCTGGGAAGTAATGGGGAGATGAACCACTGCTATCCTAGGTGCGAAAATCCTGACTAGACTATATTTTGATAGATAAGAAAGTTTATATCTTTTGCAGCAAACGGGTGGGCAAAAAAAGGAATTGTATCAAGACAGAGGGGTGAAAGGATCTCCGCAAGGCACAATAGGGATTAAGAGTGTTTTTTGATACTGTACCTGGGCTAATCTATGCAAATTTATTTAGACTACAGTGCTACTACGCCCTGTCGCCCAGAAGCTATGGCCAGCATGAATCGGGTCATGGCCCAGGCCTGGGGGAATCCATCCAGCTTGCATGAATGGGGGCAGCGCGCGGCAACAGTCTTAGAACAGGCCCGGATGCAGGTGGCCAGCCTCATCAACAGTTCTCCCCTCGGCATTGTCTTTACATCTGGCGGTACAGAGTCCAATAACCTGGCCATATACGGGGTAGCCCGTCAATTCTCGTCCCCGCAACATTTGATTATTTCCTCTGTAGAACACGCTGCCGTCAGTCAACCCATGGCTTTTTTAGAATCTCAAGGCTGGCAGGTGACCCGTCTACCCGTGGATCGCTGGGGGCGAGTTAACCCTAGGGACTTAGATCAGGCTATCCAGGCCAATACGGTGTTGGTTTCGGTCATTTACGGGCAAAGCGAAGTTGGGACACTCCAGCCGATTTCAGAACTGGCGAAAATCTGTCGTAATCGTGATGTTCTGTTTCATACGGATGCAGTACAAGTTGCCGGGCGTTTACCCGTTGATGTCCAGGCCCTAGGGGTTGATTTACTTTCCCTCTCCAGCCACAAGCTCTATGGCCCCCAGGGCGTTGGGGCATTATACATTCGGCCGGGTGTCGAATTACATCCTTTTCTGGCTGGGGGAATGCAGGAGTCGGGGCTGCGGGCTGGGACACAAGCCTTACCCAATATTGCTGGCTTTGGGATTGCGGCTGAATTGGCTGAAGTAGAACTCTTGGAGGAAATAGCCCGCTTGCAAACGCTCCGGGAACGCCTCTTTGCCCAACTTTATGCCTGCCCACAACTACAACCTACGGGCCATCGTCTCTATCGGTTGCCCCACCACCTGAGCTTTACAGTGATCGATGCCTATGGAACACCGCTGAGTGGAAAGACCCTCGTGCGTCAACTGAATTTAGCGGGTATTGGCGTAAGTTCTGGCTCGGCTTGTAACAGTGGTAAATCCATTCCTAGTCCGGTCTTAAGAGCAATGGGCTATGACGATGGGCTGGCTAAATCGAGTTTACGGCTGACCCTGGGTAAACACACCACCGCAGCGGATATTGATTGGGTCGGTCTAGTCCTGCCGCAAGTGATTGAGCGAGTCACCCAGGCCCCGGTACTGATGTGTTAGATTCGCCCGAGTTACAACCATGGTTAGCCTAAGAACCGGACAGCCCCACTGGCCAACTCATAATAAGCCCCAACAATGTTTAATGCTTCTGCACGAATGGCCTCGGCAAGCACCGGAGAGTTTTTTAGCCGCTGTACCTGAAGTCGGACATTGGCTTTAATGGCATTGGTCAAAAGATCACCAGGTTCGGTTTGGGCGAGGGCAATTGCGGGTTGAATGGCAGTAGTTAGAGAAGACATAACTCCGGGTAGGTTTTTGCCGCTCAAGGTAGCTGTAACAGCCCCGCACCGTTCATGGCCGAGAACAACAATTAAGGGGGTTTTTAGAATTGTTACGGCATACTCTTCACTAGCGATTTCTTCAGTAATGGCAATATTTCCGGCCACACGCACAACAAAGAGATCACCAATTCCTTGATCGAAAATAATTTCAGGAATGACCCGGGCATCGGCACAACTGAGAATGGCGGCAAAGGGAGTTTGTGTCTCCGTGACAACCGCTAGCTGACGAACATCTTGATGGGGATGAAGGGACTTATTCTGGACAAAACGTTGATTACCAGCAAGTAAACGATCTAGGGCGGTGGTCGGGGTATTGGGAATTTCCATAGTCTTGCTTTGGTGGTTATTAATGGGGAGCGCATGTTCTAGGCCAAAAGCCTTCCAGGCCGGGTAAGTCACCCCCCACCGACTGATCTCCCCTAATAATTCCAAGGCAGCGCGGCGTGAAACAGGCATCATCATCGGCGAATGAGGGGGGCTGGGGCTAAAATCTAAGGCATGAATCTTTATACCAACATTCTGCGTCCCTTCGTGTTTTCTGGGTTGCGGGCTGATCCGGAAGCTGTTCATCACCAACTGTTGCGGGTTTGTGGGCAAATTGAGGCCTGGGGCGAAAAAGGGCAGTGGTTGCGGCAACTTTGCCGGAGTCAATACCAGTACTCTGCACCGAAATTATCCCAAAAACTCTGGGGATTAAGCTTTCCGAATCCCTTGGGTTTAGCACCTGGGTTTGATAAGGACGGCCTGGCCAGTAGTTTTTGGCAGGAATTGGGCTTTGGCTTTGTTGAGGTGGGAACTGTGACCTGGCAGGCCCAAGGGGGGAATCC is from Synechococcus sp. PCC 6312 and encodes:
- a CDS encoding cysteine desulfurase family protein, which gives rise to MQIYLDYSATTPCRPEAMASMNRVMAQAWGNPSSLHEWGQRAATVLEQARMQVASLINSSPLGIVFTSGGTESNNLAIYGVARQFSSPQHLIISSVEHAAVSQPMAFLESQGWQVTRLPVDRWGRVNPRDLDQAIQANTVLVSVIYGQSEVGTLQPISELAKICRNRDVLFHTDAVQVAGRLPVDVQALGVDLLSLSSHKLYGPQGVGALYIRPGVELHPFLAGGMQESGLRAGTQALPNIAGFGIAAELAEVELLEEIARLQTLRERLFAQLYACPQLQPTGHRLYRLPHHLSFTVIDAYGTPLSGKTLVRQLNLAGIGVSSGSACNSGKSIPSPVLRAMGYDDGLAKSSLRLTLGKHTTAADIDWVGLVLPQVIERVTQAPVLMC
- a CDS encoding carbonic anhydrase — protein: MMMPVSRRAALELLGEISRWGVTYPAWKAFGLEHALPINNHQSKTMEIPNTPTTALDRLLAGNQRFVQNKSLHPHQDVRQLAVVTETQTPFAAILSCADARVIPEIIFDQGIGDLFVVRVAGNIAITEEIASEEYAVTILKTPLIVVLGHERCGAVTATLSGKNLPGVMSSLTTAIQPAIALAQTEPGDLLTNAIKANVRLQVQRLKNSPVLAEAIRAEALNIVGAYYELASGAVRFLG